The region GCGCAGGAATGGCTGCCGGACTGGGAGCGTGTTTACGGCCTGCCCGATGCCTGTTCCCATCCTGATACCACGCTGCAGGAACGCATCATGGCATTGGCCATAGCCGTGCAGGAACAGGCCGGCCTGTCGCGGGCATGGTTTACGCGCCTTGCCATGCTGCTTGGCTACAGAGTGGTGGTGCACGAATACCCGCCGTTCTGCGCCGGTTCACATGCGGGCGACATGCTGACCAACGGCGACTGGCAATGGGCATGGGGGGTAGCCGCACCTGCCATTACCGAACGCCGCTTCAGCGCCGGACGCAGCGCCGCGGGCGAAACCCTGTCCTCATGGGGCGATCATCTGCTGGAATGTGTCTTCCGCAGGCTGAAACCGGCCCATACCGAAGTCCTTTTTTCATACGGAGGAACCAATGCACCGGATTGATTCACAAGGTGCCACCGCGGAGGGGCGCTTTACCGAAGGTAACCCCACCATACCGGAACCTGCCACCGTGGTCAGCGCCGACTGGCTGAATGCCGTGCAGGATGAAATTCTGAATGTACTGGCAGAGGCGGGCATACAGCCGGAAAAAGCGGATAACGCACAGCTGAAAGAAGCCATTCTCAAACTGGGACCGGAGCGTTTCAGGGGATTTTCCGCCGGAGGGCAGCATGCGTCATTTGAAGGTGACCTGAACACCATCGCCCATAACAGTCTGTACGCCTGTGACCGGGCCAAAGTGCAGAATGCACCGGAGCTGCCTGCTGGTACGTGGGCTTTTGTGCATACCATGGTTCTGCCTGCCGATGCCGGACGCACACAGGTGTGCTGGCCTGCTGACGACCCTGACCACCCCGGCTGGAACCGCCGCCGTACCTCCACCGGCCAGTGGAGCGACTGGCGGGTGGTAGGCTCCGGCGAAGGCGGTATGCCTGTGGGCGCATTGCTTTTTTCCACCACCGGCACACCGCTGCCCGGCACAGTGGCGGTCAATGTTAAACAAAAATTTACACTGGGCACCTACCCCCAGCTGGAAGCATGGGTGCGCAGCTGCGGGGGCTACCTGGCCACAGAGGCGGAATGGGACGCAGAGGCCGCCGCACAGGAAGGCTCCTGCGGCAAGTACTGCCTGACGGATACGCATATCATTCTGCCTTGCTACAGACACTACTTCTCGGCCGCGCAGAATGGTGCGGCGGGTAAAGCGGCAGGCGACTGGGCCGGTGATGCCATACGGAACCTTACTGGTGAACTCAAGTCATCCACTTCGCCTAACAGCCTTTTCCCAAGCCTCAGAGACACCGCTTCTGCAACCGGCG is a window of Oleidesulfovibrio alaskensis DSM 16109 DNA encoding:
- a CDS encoding YmfQ family protein, coding for MGHIRLLQHLLPPTSYSAEAPRLRAQLHAEGNALDAALAASVRAVMGIDPFRAQEWLPDWERVYGLPDACSHPDTTLQERIMALAIAVQEQAGLSRAWFTRLAMLLGYRVVVHEYPPFCAGSHAGDMLTNGDWQWAWGVAAPAITERRFSAGRSAAGETLSSWGDHLLECVFRRLKPAHTEVLFSYGGTNAPD
- a CDS encoding pyocin knob domain-containing protein; the encoded protein is MHRIDSQGATAEGRFTEGNPTIPEPATVVSADWLNAVQDEILNVLAEAGIQPEKADNAQLKEAILKLGPERFRGFSAGGQHASFEGDLNTIAHNSLYACDRAKVQNAPELPAGTWAFVHTMVLPADAGRTQVCWPADDPDHPGWNRRRTSTGQWSDWRVVGSGEGGMPVGALLFSTTGTPLPGTVAVNVKQKFTLGTYPQLEAWVRSCGGYLATEAEWDAEAAAQEGSCGKYCLTDTHIILPCYRHYFSAAQNGAAGKAAGDWAGDAIRNLTGELKSSTSPNSLFPSLRDTASATG